The Ananas comosus cultivar F153 linkage group 20, ASM154086v1, whole genome shotgun sequence region aaaaacgTACCGATAGGAAAGACGCACTTAAGCACTTAAAGGCTCAGTCACAGTGCTTACGGGCTTCGATCTGCCTCAACCTATCTGCACTTTAGGTCTATTACTATTAGCTCTGTTATAGGCCGCAGCCGTATTGAACAAGTTGGACTCATCCGACTTAAGTTATTATTAGTCTCTTGAATCTATTATTACAGAACAAGACAGAGGGTGCTATAAAGAGGGAAGTGCATGGACCATTTTTGTGGAAATTGAGCTTCCCAAATATTGATTGAGGTTGGAGTTGTAATTTGTGCACAAAAAAGTCTAAGCTCCTCAGAGGCATCCCACATACAAATATGGCCCATCTTTCTAATGCACCACCAGTGCCAACCCCCACCTCTtaaagctgaaaaaaaaaaaaaaaaaagtctcctTAGGGGAGTATCATGTGTTACTGAGAAAATTTTTTCTGtcacaataattttatttaagatGGCGAAAAtacagaaattttttataaatactaatccttttactttttttctctgacttttaaaaatctatatattgcCTCTATAAAATTTCGAAAAACATTTTCAGGAGGTTAAGACGCTAATTAAGAGGGTGAAATGATTAAATTGttcttacttattttataaaaaaaataactttttagttaatttgttattttgaaggatattttttttataaattacaaGAAATGGACGGAACACTGATGGAATTTTGACTTAAAGGGAACTAATTAAATgtatcaacttaaaatttgaaaaacgtGAAATATAGGTTTTGAAAagttagaaagagaaaaatgacaAAACGAGTATTtttgaaagaattttctatattttagccatataagaataataataaaaataattaatccaAAATGTGCACATTGCAAACAAGCATAAGAACAATGTTTTTGAAACaccatttgaaaataaatttattatattttcctTAATTACACCCTTATAGATATAAACATGACACAATGGAATTGGTTTCAgatatattttatatggtataactTTCGCAAAATTGAGGAGCAATGTTAGTATATATAGTGCGAaagattttgattaatttatgcaGAGATGTGCAGAGATGTCATATGAGTTCGTCAACACATGAATTATTTGTAGAAAATCTTTTGTCGGTGACCAAAAGCATTTCCTTGAGCCATTTTcaaatgaagagagagagagagagagagagagagagagagagagagactattaGGCATGTTTGTTTCGTCGAAAGTAGGAGTCATTTTCAGCTATAAATATCTACTTCTATTATTTGGCTCATTGTAAATTAGTTGGCTCATTGTAAATTAGATTCACCTGTAACTCTATATTTTTccaaaatatcataattaaCTTCGCCTAGGTAGTGCCAAAGTCAAttacagaagaaaaaaagataaaaaaaataataaaatattggtTAAtgcaactttttttctttcatcctCTATGTACTAATATACATttcttttagtaaaataaataacaaaagtttGTAAACTCATTGGCTTCTTATCAAATAaatagcaataaaaaaaatttatatgaacttCAGTTCAACTGaaagtaatttttaatttaaaaaattctcatCAATCGTAACATAATATTCAGTAAAATTCTCATCAATCGTAATATAATATTCAGTACTAAATATATCAACACATCAGGACCTGCTCCTTTTCTGACCCCAAAAGGATTTCACACTTCATCCAATCCAAATcaggaaaagaaagaacaacaGGCCGAGGTTGgaccatttaaaattttttaaaaaagtaaaaaataaaaataaaaataaaaatagtaaaaaaagccCAATTAAGTGCCCATTAATCACTATCAAACTCAAATCATCTCTTCTTAATTATATatgatcaaatattattttgcgtattttctttttcaacacCGCGACCCCTTCTTGCACGAGAGTGCGCCGGCCGACACGGTGATCGCGCCGACGAGGGACGACGGCCGGGCGCCCAGGCTCGACGCCCTGGCGTAGCTCGACGAGGCACCCGCGCCCGAGGGCGTGAAGAAGGCGCCGTTCAGCATCAGGTCGCCCTCCGATCGCCAGTTCCAGTCCTTCCATTCGCTCTCCGACGCAAACTCACGCTTAGTCACCTGCAAGCACAAGTATCCTATCAGATTGATTTATCacataatatgatatcagaatTAATCCCTAAATTCTCTCATATGACTGCTGCCTCAGAATGTACTTCAACGTACAGTTAATGATTGATTTcgctttttatatatataacaatttaaTAACAATTTTTGAGAGTCGATATAAATTAGCTTTTAATATGGTGAAAACATCTAAAAGAAGTGCAAAATCGATGATATTGATCTCATGATAAagtacatatttattttttatacttaaaaaTGTTTTGCACCGTAGAAAAATTTGTAGTGTACCACATAATCATGTGGCACGAATCACGAGAAAGATTTTTCTTCTGGGACAAATATCTAGAACCAGTTTGTTTGTCCACGATACTGAGTACACAATAGTATactcctttaaaaaaaaaaaaaagtttccctAGATTTGGTTCACCATGTCAATTTTCACCATATATATTTTACCACTATTTCATatagatttataattttaaagtaattattaaattcagatataaaagtttataaaaGTAAGTTGGCGGATGGCCATAATAATATTcgcaaataaaaaatactaatttcattaactttagttaaaaaagaaatCTCATTTACTTACTTTCTAATATTTTACACGATtagtatgatattttaaatgatTCCAGTAAAACTTTCGAACTGGCTGAATTCAGTAGTCGACTCTAAATTTTTAGATCTGATCTGAGACAGTAATAAATAGCATAATCTCaaattcttatattttaaagtaaGGGGATAATTGAGACATCAAAGAATTAAAGTAcacaaaattctttttttctaatttagccaatatataaatatatgttgcTTCTCTATTAGGTTGGTCTACATTGTTTTACTACAAAAGGCCTAGCAAATAGTTTTACTATGCAACAAATTATCACAAGTACCAAAAAAATTCCACTAATAACagtgtattattattattattaaaggcatggtgaaataaataaaactaaaaaagaaagagcaagtGCAAAGCCTTTTGACCACTAAAGTAAAAGTGAAAAGTAAAAGAGAGAACATGTCAATCAATGGGGATGGGCAATCCATTTAGAAAACCTTGAGGGCTTAAATGTAAAtatcttataaaaaaattaaaaatattttttaaaaataagataaattattaaaaatatttttcatagtTAATAAATTATTGCTAGATAACTTAGGATCCATTCGATATTGAAGGTTATTTGATGCTATTTGGTAAACAAAATTGTAACGAAAGCATGCACAGatatactgttaaatataaaatataaaaaatatcattctctattATCTGaggtttttgaaaaataacGGTAGTTTCGCATTAATTAACATAGTATCAGagtagaaaattctaaatttaagtCACATTAGGctcttaatattattattattatttatttaattcaagtttacGTCACGAGCctatcaaaaaatttcaaaattaaacatAAGAGAAAGtgaagtattaaatataaaatataaaaatatcgttctttattaacttaattttttagaaattacttacgaaaataaacagaatattttttttttcgtactttctcatgtATGTAAAAGTCTTTCTAAAATCCCAAATAGCGCTTTAATCTAACACCCTAATAACTATAATAGAGAACAAAAATCACGTGCATCCAAACAGACCCTAAATTCAGTGTCCGAAAGGGACGGTTATCATAAGAAATTGAAAAAGGCGCAGGACGGTAGTGTTGAGTTTTTAGTTTTGTCACCTCCTTGGCTCGTTCGTTGTCGGGGGCCGAGAACCGGTTGCCTTGGCTGTTGATGGTGGGGGCGGCGCTGCCGCCGATCGCGTACATCTCCCAGTGCGTGTAGTCGTTGTTCACCACGTGGAAGTACCCGTGCCGACACCTGATTCGCGCCATTGTATAAAAGTTAAATGTTTGACATACAACATCTTTGATTTGTACATCGCGACTTGTACATTCGTAAAACAATCAGTTTTGATAGATGCTGTGATAAAATGCATGTACATAATGTGGCTGGAAACACAGTAGTTTAAACTATATGTACTAGTTTGATTGGATGTAGCAAAAAaagctataaatataaataaataattttattatatgcaGTTAAGAAATATACTTAATAAGTGATTAGggagctaagtttattttcatttaaaattaccactacaacagaattaggttatagggacacatgtttgcgacatttttgagtaagtgtcctattaatgctaaaacttaaaaacacatctactaatgcctaaatataaagcccaattcaaccaaaaataaaagattactctactcaacccaccacacccagtccatttggcccgattacaaacagaaaagaaaaaaaaaaagaaaaatcaattaccatcttttcttctctcttcactcaatccactgaaattctagacgaagagcctttactgtcgtcctcctccaccaccgcagccaacgagatagagtttcggcggttgctaaatgcttaaataaatgttggtaaattagcagcactgttttaggttatagcgacactctttaactgtcactatatacttagcgaccccacatatagcaacactttttaaaagtgtcggtaattttagctagcagcacttttttgacatgtacctacatttaaaagtgtcgttatagGCCGTTTTTTTTGTAGTGTACTCTCTCCAGTTGCTACATTTACAGCTGCGGTTAATTTAGGCGTAGTTCTAATTCTCATACAATTCCAACTGTACTAactgaattcaaatatattaaaccAAAATAGTGAATTTTGAATCGCTATGTAGTTACAATTATAGTGAAATTATAATTACTTCCAACTTTGAATATGATATTAAGCTTTTACATAGTTCTATGAAATGTGTggtccacttttttttttttttttttttttttttttggtggagaACAACACATTACTAAGGAAATTAATTTCCAACAACAAATTAATGgcattttatgaaaaaaaaatttaatatatatatcaactaaaaaattaatgcaaagttaaaaaatatattagtattataattaTCACTACTACTGTCACCAACTTAATTAACGGCCCAAAGGACCAAATTGCAAATTATTATAAAAGAAGTGAGTAAAGTGCAAAAAAGCCTCCGGCGGCTCACCGGGGCATCCGCTGCACGAGCCCTTCGCCGAAGTGGTTGAAGGCGATGGTGACCTGCATATGCTTGTCGGCGACGAGCTCGTCGCTGTGCCCGAGCAGCATCACCTTGTCGTGCCGCGACATGTAGTTGTTCGACACCGTGATCGCCGTCGACCCGTGTATCGCGTCGATGAGCCCGTCGGTGCACGCCGAGAGGCTGCAGTGGTCGATCCACACGTGCGACCCCCCGAATATCGAAATGCCGTCCCCGTCCGACCGCGTCCGCCACCCGTAGTGCCCCGGCGAGTCTCGCACATAAGCGTTCCCCCCCGGCCGACAATCGTGTATGTTTATGCCTACCGGATATAAAAAACATATCATAATTGAGATCCGTAGGCGCTGTGTCTGTATATTTCAAGTAAATACCGTGAATGATAATATTCGTGACGTATTGGATTGTGATGCAGGGCCCGCCGGCGATGTGCACGCTTGCGCCGCGGCCGTCGATGGTCTTGTACGAGTTCATGATCAGCTCCTCCTTCAACCTGACCGTCATGTCGTGTGCGAACACGATCCAGAGGGGCTCGTCCCGAATGACGGCGTAGCGGAGCGTGCCGGGCCGGGGGTTCACGGGGTCGTCGTCGGAGCCGTCGGTGACGACGTAGACATCGCCGTCGCGGCCGCCGACGGCATTGCGGCCGAACCCGATCGNGGCATTGCGCCCGAACCCGATTGCACAGTCGGCCAGCCGCTGGCGGTGCCGGTCCCAATGCCGGTCGCACCGCCAGCAGTCGTCGATGGGATTTCCCGTCCCGCAGGACAAATATCCCAATCCTCTACGGGAAGCATTGTATAAACTCCTAACAAAACATTACAACACACATAAATTATATACTAatgtacaaaaaattaaaacttttcaaaaattatacagtaatatttatttttttaataataataattttacatatatatatatctatatatatatatatatatacctttcgACTTCTTGTACTACGAATTCAGGGTCTGAGACGATCGTGTTCgatggaggagaagagagagaaaaagagagtgcGATAAATGAGAAGAGCACGAAGAGAATGAATTGAAGAGCGAGAgtcatttttttcctttaatttctctctctctctaatctctctctatataataagtgtagagagagaaagtgggtgAATGGTAGAGGGGGAGTTGGGTGCAATTTATAGAGTGAGAATttaagatatttatttatttattaaaaaaaaagggagtaaaCAAATTGAGAGGGAAAAGAGGGGGAGGGGGTGTGATCAAACTACAAAAAGTAAGAGTGTGGGTCCCACCAAAAGTAACGTAAATTATGGAATTATTTACAGAGATACTATTTTGGTAGTTTGTTAGTTTAGGTAGTTAAATATAAATGAGAAAAacataggctaaattacacttttggcccTCAAATAATACGGCGGATgacattttgatcctcaaatttaaaattattgtaatcaTATCCCACAGTTTAGTTTGATGAATAATATTAACGTATATTATTTCGCCTAGTCAATTTTATTACTGCTACGTGAAAATAATAGGAATTAAAATTCTAGCTGTTTATATCAAATTAACTAGTAGTTGAGGGACCTCTATGCATTTTTACCGTACCTatctttttagttaaaaatttctCGACATATTTATGATATGGATAGGACTACTGACCTACCATTATTAcgacccaaaacccaaaaaaaggaaaacataataataataaaaaaattttaaaaatctatttaactacattaaaggagaGTTTGGGAAACCTTagagtgacacgtgtcccccaaCCCtcctattctctctctttctacacatatatatatatatatatatatatatatataaaatacaaaatttaaaattttaaatctctaaattctaataatacgcgtaataaaatctaacctaataaatgcaatttaaattacataaaatatcgctatataaaaaaatatagaatttaaattttagaactaaaattttagaaatatagtgcatatgtgtatatatgtaattaattttattaaatatttttttttacaattttttttattggttttcttaaattattttgatagattatctcaaattcttttcatataaattttataaaataaattattgtataaatttactttacgcataattatttttatataattttttatttaataaataattagacttataaaactatataaaaatattaaaaaatatataatttattataaaaataattttatatccgcagcatcgcgcgggtaattcACTAGTAAGCATAATAATAAGGTTTTAAAAAAGCATGGAATCAAATAATGTGTTTTGTATTGTCTTATATtcattttttggattttgtgaTCTTATTAACAGTAACATAGAATGATTGGGTAcgatttagttaaaaaaaaataaaaaaataaaaagaaataattaatctTGTATAAATAGTGGTTATTACTAATTgagtttattttatatgtatcttcTCCAATTTATGCAATTAATGCAACTATTTGATCATGAGTAGTGGTGAGTTTTTGGTTTGATTATTGAAGTTAAAATCATGTAGTAGTAATTAAACCAAAATAAGATAacctaaaatatatattcatgtaGCTCTAATTTTCGTTGCTCTTATAGTAATATCTTAAATCGAAAGACGGAGATTAAGATACTCTAATGTTTggtttataataaaattttcgatcacAGTGTAATTACtgcattatttattaaaaaaaggctaaattatataaaatttttctgtcaaaatttgatttttcactttctctcctTGTCAttaaaaaacctacactttgctcccttataaaataaaaaatattcactttaccCCCTATCGTTAGTAATCCCTTTAGAgtttcgtttataaaatatgattatatattttttatgccaaaaatatctTCAACCTTTTCTCCTGTAAACATAGTGAGGGACGAAATGGTGAGGagcaaaatagttattttgtcatcgcagttcacaccgtactccctgtgaatattttttattttacaaaagggtaaaatgtaggtttttaaatgacatgaaaaaagtgaaaaatccgATTTTGATATgtagattttctgtaatttagctaaaaaaaaaaatattgttgtaGCTAAAGTTATAGACCAATTATCTTGGAAATTTGGTATGAACAGTAACAAGTACAATCACTTTAATTTCAACATGGTACACTTTTTCCACATCCATGAGATTTATAGCCACATTGTGGGCTTGAACAGATCTCACATGGACAGTGTCAGTGTTGTGttgaaaaaccctagaaattgatttcaaaactacaaaaaaagaaaaaaaagaaaaaaagaggaggagcaGAACAAGATGGGGGAGCATTGAATGATCACTTGTCGGTGTTGTGGTTTCTTCTTTTAGAGAAAGAGGAAGCAGCTTTTAATAAATTGGTGCATATATCTCTTTgtccaaatatattttttatttattttttttcttgttttagtaGCAGTTATCTTCTTGGGCATATAAAGTCTAGTAAATCTGCACCCTTTATTTTTTGGTATAAGTATGTCACTTTTCTCTTCAGCTTTCAACAGCAGCCATCTATAGTATAGCATTTACTCTGATGATTCTATAGCACTGAGAATTGTTGTCTTAAAGAAGTCAGCATTATATTATATAGCGGGAGATCAGATTGGATCAAGTCATATTCGAAACGACGGGAGGTCATGAGTTGGGCCTAATTATCTTCTCAGAGTGGCAAGAGTCTGATCAgaccgagtcacaatcaagactCGTAGATGCTGTGTTTgcacgttttaagtgaatttgtTGTATATTTCTAGCATTCGAGTTTTTGGAATTAAtaattagcgccaacgatctgacAAGAATGAtttgatacatatatattgtTGTCTGACTATATTTGCATGAGCGTTTACAAGTCTAATACTTTCTGTTCTAGCAAGAAATATTTGGTGCATATATCCCTTTGTCTGGCTATATCTGTTTTATCTCCTGCTACTTACAAGGATTTCTAGTAGAGTATTCACCAATTAGATGTTTCTGCTTGAGACCCACTCCACAATTGAATGAAAGCTTTAGTTTGATACTTCTAACTTTAATACTACACTGAAGAGTatctgttaaaaatattttacgatAATGCTTCTTCTAAAAGTACTGCTCAATCAGCACTTCATCCACCAACACTATGTAGTGAGAGGAAGAACAATatatttggagagagagagagagagagagagagagtgttggtTCAATTATTATTGTGGTTGGGTTAGGGACCAAGGGTTTGCATGAATTGTATGTGATCATCTAAACATTTGGACCCACCTTTTCTCATTAAAGAGCAACTGGGGCTCACATGCAAGCATTTACAGTAACAGTGTTACTTGCATGAGTGCCCCTATGAATAATATTCATATATGACTACACCTATTGTGAGAGGCTCTTGTGTATGCatgtttaatataaatataaatatgttaaTATCATCACTCTTTTACAGGACAATAGTTAAGCTTAAGCTATtgagaacaatatttttaatatttatattcaaaattagcTGAAAATTAAATGCTCAATCTTACTCTTTCATCATTTTATGAATAGAAAGATAGTAGTATATTgcgatatataaaaaaaaataaaataagtgatTAATGGCTGAAATTGagctaataatttttaatttataagtaTGTTCCTCACCtaacaaagttttttttatctGTGGGGCTTAACTTTGTTCCATCCAGTGAGTTAATAACAATGCCTAATTCAAATAGCAATAAACTATTAACAATGATGTTGTATGAGATACCAAAGTGTGAAAATATGGGTGCAGTAACTGCTTATCACTAGCCAACTTTGGCCTGTTGCAATCACCTAATTAAAGgatagaaataaattataaaacaagAATAACATAAAAAAGTGTATGTTACCACATTTAGTGGAGAGATTTGAGGGTCCTTGAGCTCAACAACAATATGGACATTTTGCTTCTTCCCACTATT contains the following coding sequences:
- the LOC109725645 gene encoding probable pectate lyase 5 produces the protein MTLALQFILFVLFSFIALSFSLSSPPSNTIVSDPEFVVQEVERSLYNASRRGLGYLSCGTGNPIDDCWRCDRHWDRHRQRLADCAIGFGRNAXIGFGRNAVGGRDGDVYVVTDGSDDDPVNPRPGTLRYAVIRDEPLWIVFAHDMTVRLKEELIMNSYKTIDGRGASVHIAGGPCITIQYVTNIIIHGINIHDCRPGGNAYVRDSPGHYGWRTRSDGDGISIFGGSHVWIDHCSLSACTDGLIDAIHGSTAITVSNNYMSRHDKVMLLGHSDELVADKHMQVTIAFNHFGEGLVQRMPRCRHGYFHVVNNDYTHWEMYAIGGSAAPTINSQGNRFSAPDNERAKEVTKREFASESEWKDWNWRSEGDLMLNGAFFTPSGAGASSSYARASSLGARPSSLVGAITVSAGALSCKKGSRC